A section of the Brachyhypopomus gauderio isolate BG-103 chromosome 13, BGAUD_0.2, whole genome shotgun sequence genome encodes:
- the rspo3 gene encoding R-spondin-3 isoform X1, with amino-acid sequence MRSVPLCGYRPDSRSLSGTYVDCFQDVTADTAQVLLGHYKFCLLPGVGTYIVLHSRCNKSQHHASRHRQHKRGNPGCMGGCLTCSLYNGCLTCLPKLFFHLERDGMKQIGVCLASCPKSFFGTRSPEKNYCSKCDSECDTCFDKNFCTRCRAGSYLHKGRCHDSCPDDLVPSDTKRECIPPCPVDCDACLSSETCVRCSSGHYLLHGQCRSSCPEGYEPGPQVLECIPTVHCEVGEWSEWTQCPLRRRACSQRTRKVLQEPTAQGNPCPRGTEERECNEKRKERKKCGKEDKSKGERKNRNGRKEKENGEARRERKRERKRERDPADREDSQNGNKTEQRRRRAQSGDPAHVQEGAPA; translated from the exons ATGAGATCAGTACCACTTTGCGGATACCGCCCTGACTCCAGATCTTTAAGTGGCACGTATGTGGACTGCTTTCAGGATGTTACTGCCGACACGGCCCAGGTGTTGTTGGGCCATTATAAATTCTGCCTTCTGCCCGGTGTAGGAACTTATATTGTATTGCACAGTCGGTGCAACAAATCACAG CATCACGCGTCCAGGCACCGGCAACATAAAC GAGGGAACCCAGGATGCATGGGAGGCTGCCTGACCTGCTCGCTGTACAACGGGTGCCTGACATGCCTGCCAAAGCTTTTCTTCCACCTGGAGAGGGACGGCATGAAACAGATCGGCGTGTGCCTGGCATCCTGTCCCAAGAGTTTCTTCGGAACCCGCTCCCCTGAAAAGAATTACTGCTCCA AGTGTGACTCTGAGTGCGACACGTGCTTCGACAAGAATTTCTGCACACGCTGCAGAGCAGGCTCGTATCTTCACAAGGGGAGATGCCACGACAGCTGCCCGGACGATCTAGTCCCCAGCGACACCAAGAGGGAGTGTATACCTC CCTGCCCAGTGGACTGCGACGCCTGCCTGAGCAGTGAGACCTGCGTGCGGTGCTCGTCAGGGCACTACCTACTGCACGGCCAGTGCCGGAGCAGCTGCCCCGAGGGCTACGAGCCTGGACCGCAGGTGCTGGAGTGCATCCCCACAG TCCACTGTGAGGTGGGAGAATGGAGCGAGTGGACACAGTGCCCGCTGAGGAGGAGAGCGTGCTCACAGCGCACCCGGAAGGTTCTGCAGGAGCCCACCGCCCAGGGCAACCCCTGCCCCAGAGGGACAGAGGAGAGGGAATGCAacgaaaaaagaaaagaaagaaaaaaatgcg GAAAGGAAGACAAAAGCAAAGGAGAGCGCAAGAACCGCAACGGTCGTAAAGAGAAGGAGAACGGCGAGGCCCGGCGAGAGCGGAAGAGAGAGCGGAAACGCGAGAGAGACCCGGCCGACCGGGAGGACTCGCAGAACGGGAACAAAACGGAGCAGCGGCGGCGCAGGGCCCAGAGCGGAGATCCCGCACACGTCCAGGAGGGGGCGCCGGCGTGA
- the rspo3 gene encoding R-spondin-3 isoform X2: MQLQLISIVLILHCMEYINCQHHASRHRQHKRGNPGCMGGCLTCSLYNGCLTCLPKLFFHLERDGMKQIGVCLASCPKSFFGTRSPEKNYCSKCDSECDTCFDKNFCTRCRAGSYLHKGRCHDSCPDDLVPSDTKRECIPPCPVDCDACLSSETCVRCSSGHYLLHGQCRSSCPEGYEPGPQVLECIPTVHCEVGEWSEWTQCPLRRRACSQRTRKVLQEPTAQGNPCPRGTEERECNEKRKERKKCGKEDKSKGERKNRNGRKEKENGEARRERKRERKRERDPADREDSQNGNKTEQRRRRAQSGDPAHVQEGAPA; the protein is encoded by the exons ATGCAATTGCAACTAATATCCATTGTTTTGATCTTGCACTGTATGGAATACATAAATTGTCAGCATCACGCGTCCAGGCACCGGCAACATAAAC GAGGGAACCCAGGATGCATGGGAGGCTGCCTGACCTGCTCGCTGTACAACGGGTGCCTGACATGCCTGCCAAAGCTTTTCTTCCACCTGGAGAGGGACGGCATGAAACAGATCGGCGTGTGCCTGGCATCCTGTCCCAAGAGTTTCTTCGGAACCCGCTCCCCTGAAAAGAATTACTGCTCCA AGTGTGACTCTGAGTGCGACACGTGCTTCGACAAGAATTTCTGCACACGCTGCAGAGCAGGCTCGTATCTTCACAAGGGGAGATGCCACGACAGCTGCCCGGACGATCTAGTCCCCAGCGACACCAAGAGGGAGTGTATACCTC CCTGCCCAGTGGACTGCGACGCCTGCCTGAGCAGTGAGACCTGCGTGCGGTGCTCGTCAGGGCACTACCTACTGCACGGCCAGTGCCGGAGCAGCTGCCCCGAGGGCTACGAGCCTGGACCGCAGGTGCTGGAGTGCATCCCCACAG TCCACTGTGAGGTGGGAGAATGGAGCGAGTGGACACAGTGCCCGCTGAGGAGGAGAGCGTGCTCACAGCGCACCCGGAAGGTTCTGCAGGAGCCCACCGCCCAGGGCAACCCCTGCCCCAGAGGGACAGAGGAGAGGGAATGCAacgaaaaaagaaaagaaagaaaaaaatgcg GAAAGGAAGACAAAAGCAAAGGAGAGCGCAAGAACCGCAACGGTCGTAAAGAGAAGGAGAACGGCGAGGCCCGGCGAGAGCGGAAGAGAGAGCGGAAACGCGAGAGAGACCCGGCCGACCGGGAGGACTCGCAGAACGGGAACAAAACGGAGCAGCGGCGGCGCAGGGCCCAGAGCGGAGATCCCGCACACGTCCAGGAGGGGGCGCCGGCGTGA
- the rspo3 gene encoding R-spondin-3 isoform X3 encodes MGGCLTCSLYNGCLTCLPKLFFHLERDGMKQIGVCLASCPKSFFGTRSPEKNYCSKCDSECDTCFDKNFCTRCRAGSYLHKGRCHDSCPDDLVPSDTKRECIPPCPVDCDACLSSETCVRCSSGHYLLHGQCRSSCPEGYEPGPQVLECIPTVHCEVGEWSEWTQCPLRRRACSQRTRKVLQEPTAQGNPCPRGTEERECNEKRKERKKCGKEDKSKGERKNRNGRKEKENGEARRERKRERKRERDPADREDSQNGNKTEQRRRRAQSGDPAHVQEGAPA; translated from the exons ATGGGAGGCTGCCTGACCTGCTCGCTGTACAACGGGTGCCTGACATGCCTGCCAAAGCTTTTCTTCCACCTGGAGAGGGACGGCATGAAACAGATCGGCGTGTGCCTGGCATCCTGTCCCAAGAGTTTCTTCGGAACCCGCTCCCCTGAAAAGAATTACTGCTCCA AGTGTGACTCTGAGTGCGACACGTGCTTCGACAAGAATTTCTGCACACGCTGCAGAGCAGGCTCGTATCTTCACAAGGGGAGATGCCACGACAGCTGCCCGGACGATCTAGTCCCCAGCGACACCAAGAGGGAGTGTATACCTC CCTGCCCAGTGGACTGCGACGCCTGCCTGAGCAGTGAGACCTGCGTGCGGTGCTCGTCAGGGCACTACCTACTGCACGGCCAGTGCCGGAGCAGCTGCCCCGAGGGCTACGAGCCTGGACCGCAGGTGCTGGAGTGCATCCCCACAG TCCACTGTGAGGTGGGAGAATGGAGCGAGTGGACACAGTGCCCGCTGAGGAGGAGAGCGTGCTCACAGCGCACCCGGAAGGTTCTGCAGGAGCCCACCGCCCAGGGCAACCCCTGCCCCAGAGGGACAGAGGAGAGGGAATGCAacgaaaaaagaaaagaaagaaaaaaatgcg GAAAGGAAGACAAAAGCAAAGGAGAGCGCAAGAACCGCAACGGTCGTAAAGAGAAGGAGAACGGCGAGGCCCGGCGAGAGCGGAAGAGAGAGCGGAAACGCGAGAGAGACCCGGCCGACCGGGAGGACTCGCAGAACGGGAACAAAACGGAGCAGCGGCGGCGCAGGGCCCAGAGCGGAGATCCCGCACACGTCCAGGAGGGGGCGCCGGCGTGA